In the genome of Triticum urartu cultivar G1812 chromosome 5, Tu2.1, whole genome shotgun sequence, one region contains:
- the LOC125509620 gene encoding zinc-finger homeodomain protein 1-like produces the protein MDFDDHDDGDEEMQMSMPMPVSSSYEPPPPLSTGFGGAGVAPSKPPGGGGGGGGGELGGRAKAPGGGARYRECLKNHAVGIGGYAVDGCGEFIAAGEEGSIDALRCAACSCHRNFHRRESDFPAGGEGSPFSPTAMVPYGGVPPHHQFSPYYRTPAGYLHHHQHHMAAAAAAAAAGHPRPLALPSTSHSGRDDADELSGMAAGPMSALAPLSSMSLGAGPSGYGSGSGSGKKRFRTKFTQEQKDKMLAFAERVGWRIQKHDEAAVLQFCDEVGVKRHVLKVWMHNNKHTLGKKPPSI, from the coding sequence ATGGACTTCGACGACCacgacgacggcgacgaggagatGCAGATGTCCATGCCCATGCCGGTGAGCTCCAGCTACGAGCCCCCGCCGCCGCTCTCCACGGGGTTTGGCGGCGCCGGGGTTGCGCCCAGCAAGCctcctggtggtggtggtggtggcggtggtggcgaGCTTGGCGGCCGTGCCAAGGCCCCCGGCGGCGGTGCCAGGTACCGCGAGTGCCTCAAGAACCACGCGGTCGGCATCGGAGGGTACGCCGTCGACGGCTGCGGCGAGTTCATCGCCGCCGGCGAGGAGGGCAGCATCGACGCGCTCCGCTGCGCCGCGTGCAGCTGCCACCGCAACTTCCACCGGAGGGAGTCCGACTTCCCCGCGGGGGGCGAGGGCTCGCCCTTCTCTCCCACCGCAATGGTCCCCTACGGAGGCGTGCCGCCGCACCACCAGTTCTCGCCCTACTACCGCACCCCGGCGGGCTACCTGCACCACCACCAGCACCACATGGCCGCGGCCGCCGCTGCAGCCGCGGCGGGGCACCCGCGGCCGCTGGCGCTCCCGTCCACCTCCCACAGCGGGCGCGACGACGCCGACGAGCTGTCGGGCATGGCGGCGGGGCCCATGTCGGCGCTGGCCCCGCTGAGCAGCATGTCCCTGGGCGCGGGCCCGTCGGGGTACGGCTCCGGGTccgggtccggcaagaagcggtTCCGCACCAAGTTCACCCAGGAGCAGAAGGACAAGATGCTGGCCTTCGCGGAGCGCGTGGGGTGGCGCATCCAGAAGCACGACGAGGCGGCCGTGCTGCAGTTCTGCGACGAGGTGGGCGTCAAGCGCCACGTCCTCAAGGTCTGGATGcacaacaacaagcacaccctCGGCAAGAAGCCGCCCAGCATTTGA